A single genomic interval of Bradyrhizobium japonicum USDA 6 harbors:
- a CDS encoding helix-turn-helix domain-containing protein — protein MALAGTFGQRVKRQLSLADAPPSLIARSRRGVDVAVTETLNSEPVEGLSGSLADDAYLVSLKLQDYPDCELWEHGKCFTKTDVRAGTTYLYDLRHDPRFVIDKPFHSVHFYLPRLTLDGIAREARTPPIGDLACRYGFGHDDEIMRHVGALMLEGLRRPAEANQLFIDHMMLAFTAHIAQTYGGWQRVADAARGGLSPWQVRRACERLDSDLGGTLSLQQIAAEFDLSVSHFSRAFRISTGLPPHQWLLRQRVKAAKQLMTLRDLPLSEIAISVGFANQSHLTKVFSAQVGVSPAAWRREALGIRDSET, from the coding sequence ATGGCACTGGCTGGCACCTTCGGACAGAGGGTCAAGCGGCAGTTGAGCCTGGCGGATGCACCGCCTTCGCTGATCGCGCGGTCGCGGCGAGGCGTCGACGTTGCGGTCACCGAAACCCTGAACAGTGAGCCGGTAGAGGGTCTTTCCGGCTCGCTTGCCGACGACGCCTATCTCGTCAGCCTGAAGCTGCAGGATTATCCTGACTGCGAGCTCTGGGAGCACGGCAAATGCTTCACGAAGACGGACGTCAGGGCCGGTACGACATATCTGTACGATCTCCGGCACGATCCGCGCTTCGTCATCGACAAGCCGTTCCATTCCGTCCATTTCTATCTTCCCCGTCTGACGCTCGACGGCATCGCGCGCGAAGCCCGCACGCCGCCCATTGGCGACCTCGCATGCCGGTACGGTTTCGGCCATGACGACGAGATCATGCGCCATGTCGGCGCCCTGATGTTGGAAGGGCTGCGTCGTCCGGCGGAGGCCAACCAGCTCTTCATCGACCACATGATGCTCGCGTTCACGGCCCACATTGCCCAGACCTATGGCGGATGGCAGCGCGTCGCGGATGCGGCCCGGGGCGGTCTTTCCCCATGGCAGGTGCGGCGAGCCTGCGAAAGGCTCGACTCGGATCTTGGCGGGACGCTTTCACTGCAACAGATCGCGGCCGAGTTCGATCTCTCGGTTAGCCATTTTTCCCGCGCGTTTCGAATCTCGACCGGCCTTCCGCCTCATCAGTGGCTGCTCCGCCAGCGTGTGAAGGCGGCAAAGCAGTTGATGACCCTGCGCGACCTGCCGCTGTCGGAGATTGCGATCTCGGTCGGGTTCGCCAATCAAAGCCATTTGACGAAGGTGTTCTCGGCGCAGGTCGGCGTCAGCCCGGCGGCATGGCGCCGCGAAGCGCTCGGCATCAGGGACAGCGAGACGTGA
- a CDS encoding MarR family winged helix-turn-helix transcriptional regulator, with protein sequence MPAALKENIAPVPGQIETRLWLQLLSLHGELFASLNSTLNAEFGLSLAKFDVLAQLDRYRDGLALGQLSQNLKVTGGNVSGLVQRLLADDLISREMSSEDRRSFIVRLTPKGEALFRKAADVHKKHLGKRLENVSARELDGALSVLKSLSSKLHTESKKQSRKR encoded by the coding sequence ATGCCAGCAGCACTCAAAGAGAACATTGCTCCCGTCCCTGGGCAGATCGAAACCCGGCTCTGGCTGCAATTGCTGTCGCTGCATGGCGAGCTGTTCGCGTCGCTGAATTCGACGCTGAACGCCGAGTTCGGCCTGTCGCTCGCAAAATTCGACGTGCTGGCCCAGCTCGATCGCTACCGGGATGGCCTCGCGCTCGGGCAGTTGTCGCAAAATCTGAAAGTCACCGGCGGCAATGTCTCGGGGCTGGTGCAGCGTCTTCTCGCCGACGACCTCATCAGCAGGGAAATGTCGAGCGAGGACCGGCGGTCCTTCATCGTGCGCCTGACGCCGAAGGGCGAAGCGCTGTTCAGGAAGGCGGCCGACGTCCACAAGAAGCATCTCGGCAAACGGCTCGAGAACGTTTCGGCCCGGGAGCTGGACGGTGCGCTGTCCGTACTGAAATCGCTTTCTTCAAAACTTCATACCGAGAGCAAGAAGCAAAGTCGCAAGAGATAA
- a CDS encoding catalase — protein sequence MSLFPSGTATPASIVEAQKAVLGNPPKARASFAKGRCVRGTYIPSDRADEVTKSRSFTTPSRVLARFSVDGGPHESETMDLALRGFSFRLGNDEHRSDILTQSAPVHYARTLDQMLAFLTSRMPGRDGRPDLEKIKAFSTANPETLRQANYIAAHPPPPSFAGTTYWAVHAFPATNSKDETQFIKFKVVPVGSELAAIGGKARTTSADVLRDDLKGRIATRDIRFSLMALLGRPDDPTRDVTIRWPDEDIREAVRLGTIVITAIEADETCDTSGFDPANLAEGIGYPPDEIFAARRAAYANSLAQRR from the coding sequence ATGTCCCTGTTCCCGAGCGGCACCGCCACACCCGCCTCCATTGTCGAGGCTCAGAAGGCCGTTCTGGGCAATCCACCAAAGGCACGCGCGAGCTTTGCCAAGGGCCGCTGCGTCCGGGGGACCTACATCCCTTCGGATCGGGCCGACGAGGTCACGAAGTCGCGGAGCTTCACGACACCATCGCGCGTGCTGGCGCGCTTCTCGGTGGACGGCGGTCCCCACGAATCCGAGACCATGGATCTCGCGCTACGCGGCTTCAGCTTCAGGCTCGGCAACGACGAGCATCGCTCCGACATCCTTACACAGAGCGCTCCGGTTCATTATGCGAGGACGCTCGATCAGATGCTGGCGTTCCTCACCTCGCGTATGCCTGGTCGCGACGGAAGGCCGGACCTGGAGAAGATCAAGGCCTTCTCCACCGCCAATCCCGAAACGCTGCGTCAGGCGAACTACATCGCCGCGCATCCGCCTCCCCCGAGTTTCGCCGGCACGACCTACTGGGCCGTCCACGCCTTCCCCGCAACGAATTCGAAGGACGAGACGCAGTTCATCAAATTCAAGGTCGTCCCGGTCGGTAGCGAGCTCGCGGCGATCGGGGGCAAGGCCAGGACGACGTCCGCCGATGTCCTGCGCGACGATCTCAAAGGAAGGATCGCGACGCGCGATATCCGGTTCAGCCTGATGGCGCTGCTCGGTCGTCCTGACGACCCGACGCGGGATGTTACGATCCGGTGGCCGGATGAGGACATCCGGGAAGCCGTACGGCTCGGAACGATCGTGATCACCGCGATCGAAGCGGACGAGACGTGCGATACCTCCGGCTTTGATCCGGCAAATCTTGCGGAAGGAATCGGTTATCCGCCGGATGAGATCTTCGCGGCGCGCCGCGCCGCCTACGCCAATTCACTGGCGCAGCGCCGCTGA
- a CDS encoding Rieske 2Fe-2S domain-containing protein, whose protein sequence is MAKYRQNADAIAALVREAEVHRDVYVDPEIFELEMEHLFPNSWIYVGHASQLGKPGDFITANIGRQPVLASRHTDGSIHVFYNRCPHKGVKIASEPCGNTGKFFRCPYHAWSFKTDGSLLAIPLKKGYEGTGFGDTQANEGLSKVRNVVIYRDFIFARLSVSGVSFEDYFGESLSTIDNMVDRSPEGKLAVQATPIRYMHTCNWKMLVENQTDTCHPMVAHESSAGTAVKVWKREQGSSTETPMAVQLYGPFMSPYEFYEQSGIRIWPNGHGHTGVANSIHSNYSDIEGYLGRMVAAYGEERAHSILGEVRHNTVYFPNIMVKGAVQILRNFIPIAVDRTLVESWVYRLVGAPDKLYERALMYNRFINAPTSIVGHDDLEMYERAQEGLKSNGNQWVNLRRLYESHEEQDVTAVINGTSERQMRNQFHAWSKFMTMDMDKCVEAAE, encoded by the coding sequence ATGGCGAAATACCGACAGAATGCCGACGCGATCGCGGCGCTGGTGCGCGAGGCCGAAGTGCACCGCGACGTCTATGTCGACCCCGAGATCTTCGAGCTCGAGATGGAGCACCTGTTCCCGAACAGCTGGATCTATGTCGGGCACGCGAGCCAGTTGGGAAAGCCCGGCGATTTCATCACCGCCAATATCGGCCGTCAGCCGGTGCTGGCGAGCCGCCACACCGACGGCTCCATCCACGTCTTCTACAACCGCTGTCCGCACAAGGGCGTGAAGATCGCCTCCGAGCCCTGCGGCAACACCGGAAAGTTCTTCCGTTGCCCCTATCACGCCTGGTCGTTCAAGACCGACGGCTCGTTGCTCGCGATCCCTTTGAAGAAGGGCTACGAGGGCACCGGCTTTGGCGACACGCAGGCGAATGAGGGACTGTCGAAGGTCAGGAACGTCGTGATCTATCGCGATTTCATCTTCGCCCGCCTGAGCGTTTCAGGCGTGTCCTTCGAGGATTATTTCGGCGAGAGCCTTTCGACCATCGACAACATGGTCGACCGCTCGCCGGAGGGGAAGCTCGCAGTCCAGGCGACGCCGATCCGCTACATGCACACCTGCAATTGGAAGATGCTGGTCGAGAACCAGACCGACACCTGCCATCCGATGGTGGCGCATGAGAGCTCGGCCGGCACCGCGGTCAAGGTCTGGAAGCGCGAGCAGGGCTCTTCCACGGAGACACCGATGGCGGTGCAGCTCTACGGTCCCTTCATGAGCCCGTACGAGTTCTACGAACAGAGCGGCATCAGGATCTGGCCGAACGGCCATGGCCATACCGGCGTCGCCAACTCCATCCATTCCAACTATTCGGACATCGAAGGCTATCTCGGCCGGATGGTCGCGGCCTATGGCGAGGAGCGGGCGCACTCGATCCTCGGCGAGGTCAGGCACAACACGGTGTATTTCCCGAACATCATGGTCAAGGGTGCCGTGCAGATCCTGCGCAATTTCATCCCGATCGCGGTCGACAGGACGCTGGTCGAGAGCTGGGTCTATCGCCTGGTCGGCGCGCCGGACAAGCTCTACGAGCGGGCGCTGATGTACAACCGCTTCATCAACGCGCCGACCTCGATCGTCGGGCACGACGATCTCGAAATGTACGAGCGGGCGCAGGAAGGGCTGAAGTCCAACGGCAATCAATGGGTCAATCTGCGGCGCCTCTACGAGAGCCATGAAGAGCAGGACGTCACGGCCGTGATCAACGGCACGTCCGAGCGACAGATGCGAAACCAGTTCCACGCCTGGTCGAAATTCATGACCATGGACATGGACAAGTGTGTCGAGGCCGCGGAATGA
- a CDS encoding PDR/VanB family oxidoreductase — MDTHPLKLKVRSYAAETPFIRSLVFGVEDGVAPRWQAGAHIRVALPNGGDRPYSLMALPGLPEGTLALGVLREEASTGGSQFMHALKIGDVVKATAPVNNFHLHEEAAPALLFAGGIGVTPILSMAANLAARGSPYRLHYAGRAQGLLAFLPHLQEICANGLSIHYDSDESRLDIAATLGDAAANAHIYVCGPAGMIDAVKAAALGRGIPADRIHYELFKAEQSSSPDLPFEVELKSTGQVVSVAAGQTIIQALEAAGLDVLYDCQRGDCGICQCGVIEGVPDHRDVILSDDERASNKVMQICVSRAKSERLVLDL; from the coding sequence ATGGACACGCATCCGCTCAAGCTCAAGGTCAGATCGTATGCCGCGGAGACGCCGTTCATACGGAGCCTTGTGTTTGGCGTGGAGGACGGCGTTGCGCCGCGATGGCAGGCGGGTGCCCATATCCGCGTGGCGCTCCCGAATGGAGGCGACCGGCCGTACTCGCTGATGGCTTTGCCGGGCCTTCCCGAGGGTACGCTGGCGCTCGGGGTGCTGCGCGAGGAGGCTTCGACCGGCGGCTCGCAGTTCATGCACGCGCTGAAGATCGGCGATGTCGTGAAGGCAACGGCGCCGGTCAACAATTTTCATCTGCATGAGGAAGCGGCGCCCGCGCTGCTGTTCGCCGGCGGCATCGGTGTCACGCCGATCCTGTCGATGGCGGCGAATCTCGCGGCCCGGGGAAGCCCGTATCGCTTGCACTATGCGGGCCGCGCGCAAGGCCTGCTCGCGTTCCTGCCGCACCTGCAGGAGATATGCGCCAACGGGCTATCCATTCACTACGACAGCGACGAGTCCCGCCTGGACATCGCAGCGACGCTCGGCGATGCCGCCGCAAACGCCCACATCTACGTCTGCGGCCCGGCCGGCATGATTGATGCGGTGAAGGCGGCTGCGCTCGGCAGGGGCATTCCGGCCGACCGCATCCACTACGAGCTCTTCAAGGCCGAGCAATCGTCCTCGCCCGACTTGCCGTTCGAGGTCGAGCTCAAATCGACCGGGCAGGTCGTCAGCGTCGCGGCCGGTCAGACCATCATCCAGGCGCTGGAGGCCGCGGGTCTCGACGTGCTCTACGACTGCCAGCGCGGCGATTGCGGCATCTGCCAGTGCGGCGTGATCGAAGGGGTGCCCGACCATCGCGACGTCATCCTCAGCGACGACGAGAGGGCGTCCAACAAGGTCATGCAGATCTGCGTGTCACGCGCGAAGTCGGAACGTCTGGTGCTGGATCTCTAG
- a CDS encoding helix-turn-helix domain-containing protein, with the protein MSKPTSHNSARENPPAASEPSQGQSSTTGRRAADAEMARVLHTEPFRVALDSSGAGIAHWKHEPLHDVVEPMNHHVIMAYNGAMQHMERRSGRSVAIGTFRRGVVIIIPEGSSSRWDIPKPVDVVQLYLPHTTLKRVADEAASGTSSELLERTAHPDPITSRLILSAVNTLESNGALDTLFRHQLIDLLAMRLLVAHTGSRAPFQPTIGGLSPKVLARAIERLRSDSDTDVSLDALASDAGLSRFHFCRAFKESTGLSPHAWLRQYRLEQAMSLLRDTDASIALVAAELGYASQTAFAAAFKRLNGETPSDWRRRVR; encoded by the coding sequence ATGAGCAAACCGACCTCGCACAATTCTGCGCGTGAAAATCCTCCGGCCGCATCCGAGCCGAGCCAGGGCCAGTCGTCGACGACCGGGCGGCGCGCCGCTGATGCAGAGATGGCGCGTGTGCTCCACACCGAACCATTTCGCGTGGCATTGGACTCCTCCGGTGCCGGGATCGCCCACTGGAAACACGAACCGTTGCACGACGTCGTCGAGCCCATGAACCACCACGTCATCATGGCCTACAACGGCGCGATGCAGCACATGGAGCGGCGGTCAGGACGGTCCGTTGCGATCGGAACGTTTCGCCGCGGGGTCGTGATCATCATTCCCGAAGGATCGAGCTCCCGATGGGATATTCCGAAGCCTGTCGATGTCGTTCAGCTCTATCTCCCTCACACAACGCTGAAACGCGTCGCCGACGAAGCCGCGAGCGGCACATCGAGCGAACTCCTGGAGCGAACGGCGCATCCTGATCCCATCACGTCCCGATTGATCCTGAGCGCGGTCAACACGCTGGAGAGCAATGGGGCCCTGGACACGCTGTTCAGGCATCAGTTGATCGATCTCCTGGCGATGCGTCTCCTGGTTGCCCATACCGGCTCGCGAGCCCCATTCCAGCCGACCATCGGTGGGCTTTCGCCCAAGGTCCTGGCCCGTGCCATCGAACGCCTGCGCTCGGACAGCGATACCGACGTCTCCCTCGATGCCCTCGCCTCTGATGCCGGTCTGTCGCGCTTCCACTTCTGCCGCGCATTCAAGGAAAGCACCGGGCTCTCGCCTCACGCCTGGCTGCGCCAATACCGGCTCGAGCAGGCCATGAGCCTGCTTCGCGATACCGACGCATCGATCGCCCTGGTTGCGGCAGAGCTTGGTTATGCCTCGCAAACAGCCTTCGCCGCGGCGTTCAAGCGATTGAACGGCGAAACGCCGAGCGATTGGCGACGACGCGTGCGTTAG
- a CDS encoding aromatic-ring-hydroxylating dioxygenase subunit beta: protein MIDEKAITDFIYLEAELLDTMQWQAWLDLFHPEGRYWMPLEWQQQDPVLQPSLMYEDLLLLKVRVERLAGERTFSQKPKSRCHHLLQAPRIVACDPAAGVYKARTSYIYTETRGDLLERYSGWASHEFVEVGDALKIKLKRVDLVNFDAPFGNIQLFM, encoded by the coding sequence ATGATCGACGAGAAGGCCATCACGGACTTCATCTATCTGGAAGCCGAGCTGCTCGACACGATGCAATGGCAGGCCTGGCTCGATCTGTTTCACCCCGAAGGGCGCTACTGGATGCCGCTCGAATGGCAGCAGCAGGATCCGGTGCTGCAGCCGTCGTTGATGTACGAGGATCTGCTGCTCCTGAAGGTGCGGGTCGAGCGGCTCGCCGGCGAGCGGACCTTCAGCCAGAAGCCGAAGAGCCGTTGCCATCATCTTCTCCAAGCACCGCGGATCGTGGCGTGCGACCCGGCTGCGGGCGTCTACAAGGCGCGGACGTCCTATATCTACACCGAGACCCGCGGTGATCTGCTGGAGCGCTATTCGGGATGGGCGTCGCACGAATTCGTAGAGGTCGGCGATGCCCTGAAGATCAAGCTCAAGCGGGTCGATCTCGTCAATTTCGACGCGCCGTTCGGCAACATCCAGCTTTTCATGTGA
- a CDS encoding helix-turn-helix transcriptional regulator, which yields MDKPILHDPLGALLAAPGARHSDSPNVERRPADVEMARILKTAPLQMASDPSNGGIAHWKHGALHDVVEPMTDHVIMTYPTGVQRLERRAGKSVAIGTARSGVVTIIPAGSSARWDIPGPVDVVQLYLPHATLERVAREADAPIPGDLLERTGHLDPVTSGLLMSGADVLEGNAVLDALFRQRLTDIIATRILAAHIGEPTAIEPIVGGLAPHALRRAIERLRSDSDSDVSLAALASDAGLSRFHFCRAFKESTGLSPHSWLRQHRLEQAMNTLRDTDIPIATVAAELGYASQTAFAAAFRRLTGETPSDWRRRMR from the coding sequence ATGGACAAGCCCATCCTGCACGATCCTTTGGGGGCTCTGCTTGCCGCACCCGGTGCGCGCCACAGCGACTCGCCGAACGTCGAGCGGCGGCCTGCCGATGTGGAGATGGCGCGCATCCTCAAGACCGCGCCGCTCCAGATGGCTTCGGACCCCTCCAATGGCGGCATCGCGCATTGGAAGCACGGCGCTCTGCACGACGTCGTCGAGCCCATGACCGACCACGTCATCATGACGTACCCCACAGGCGTTCAGCGCCTGGAGCGGCGCGCCGGAAAATCGGTTGCGATCGGAACGGCCCGTTCCGGAGTCGTGACGATCATTCCGGCTGGTTCGAGCGCGAGATGGGATATTCCCGGTCCTGTCGATGTCGTCCAGTTGTACCTTCCGCACGCAACGCTCGAACGCGTCGCCCGCGAAGCCGACGCGCCCATTCCCGGTGATCTTCTGGAGCGAACCGGGCATCTCGACCCTGTCACATCCGGACTGCTGATGAGCGGGGCGGATGTGTTGGAGGGCAACGCGGTTCTGGATGCACTCTTCAGGCAGCGACTGACCGATATCATCGCCACGCGCATCCTGGCCGCGCACATCGGCGAGCCAACCGCCATCGAGCCGATCGTAGGCGGGCTGGCTCCCCATGCGCTGCGACGCGCGATCGAACGCTTGCGTTCGGACAGCGATTCCGACGTCTCTCTTGCGGCGCTCGCCTCGGACGCCGGCCTGTCTCGCTTCCACTTCTGTCGTGCCTTCAAGGAAAGCACCGGTCTTTCGCCGCATAGCTGGCTGCGCCAGCACCGGCTCGAGCAGGCCATGAATACGCTCCGCGACACCGACATCCCGATCGCCACGGTGGCGGCTGAGCTTGGCTATGCCTCTCAAACCGCCTTTGCCGCCGCATTCAGGCGATTGACGGGAGAAACGCCAAGCGATTGGCGACGTCGCATGCGCTAA
- a CDS encoding SDR family NAD(P)-dependent oxidoreductase yields MSEIRTTLITGGNSGIGEALAKKLVESGQRVVSVGLEKPDWTHDLLAAYRADLSDIEETRAIAQEICRDHPVDRLVHNAGVILPNLLPDAKPEDILMLAQLHLGAPMLLTQAALEGMRARRFGRIVFVSSRAAMGAATRSAYSATKAGVHGMARTWALELAASGITVNVVAPGPILTDNFWGIIPKGSEQQERMARNVPVGRLGSREDVAHAISFFLDERSDFVTGQVLYVCGGTSLVGLGP; encoded by the coding sequence ATGAGCGAGATCCGCACCACACTCATCACCGGCGGCAATTCGGGGATCGGCGAGGCGCTGGCGAAGAAGCTCGTCGAGAGCGGGCAGCGCGTGGTCTCGGTCGGTCTGGAGAAGCCGGACTGGACGCATGATCTGCTCGCAGCCTATCGCGCTGACCTCTCCGATATCGAGGAGACGCGCGCGATCGCGCAGGAGATCTGCCGTGATCACCCCGTCGATCGCCTCGTGCACAATGCCGGCGTGATCCTGCCGAATTTGCTGCCCGATGCGAAGCCGGAGGACATCTTGATGCTGGCGCAGCTGCACCTGGGCGCGCCGATGCTGCTGACCCAGGCGGCGCTGGAGGGGATGCGTGCGCGCCGCTTCGGCCGCATCGTGTTCGTCAGCTCGCGGGCCGCGATGGGCGCGGCGACGCGGTCGGCCTATTCCGCGACCAAGGCCGGCGTGCACGGCATGGCGCGGACCTGGGCGCTGGAGCTCGCCGCGAGCGGCATCACCGTGAACGTGGTAGCGCCAGGGCCGATCCTGACCGATAATTTCTGGGGAATCATTCCCAAGGGCTCCGAGCAGCAGGAGCGGATGGCGCGCAACGTCCCGGTCGGGCGGCTCGGCTCGCGCGAGGATGTCGCGCACGCCATCAGTTTCTTCCTCGATGAGCGCTCGGACTTCGTCACCGGCCAGGTGCTCTACGTCTGCGGCGGCACCAGCCTCGTCGGGCTCGGTCCGTAA
- a CDS encoding ATP-dependent acyl-CoA ligase has translation MTAATTVYARFRDTALRREEAGFLNVLPETADIYGIAAGEISYRAMLDRVERWRSAFASRGYGEGHRVGLLLQNRPVFVELWFALNGLGVSVVPINPDLRISELEYIIAHSEMNAAFVLAERRDEVEIAARQAGRPIPVVTCEDDVPAPFGGARPAATGDGATECALLYTSGTTGQPKGCVLTNTYFLYSGNWYRDVGGLIDLKPDFERMITPLPLFHMNAMAVSLMAMLSVGGSLTMLDRFHPRTWWASVRDSRATCLHYLGVMPSMLMSAPPSEQDRAHTVRFGFGAGVDKLLHAPFEERFGFPLLEAWAMTETGSGGVIAANVEPRKIGTSCFGRPAAEVDIRIVDESGNDVPVGTPGELLVRRAGADPRYGFFREYLKNEAATAEAWDGGWLHTGDIVSRDADGDLHFVDRKKNVIRRSGENIAAVEVESVLNRHPAIRQAAVAATPDQVRGDEVAAVIIAEEAGADRARAEEIVRWSLEQMAYYKAPGWICFVDSLPLTATEKIQRGGLKDFVARLMRDGAFFDLRDLKRRQL, from the coding sequence TTGACCGCTGCGACCACAGTCTACGCCCGCTTTCGCGACACCGCCCTTCGCCGGGAGGAGGCGGGCTTCCTCAACGTGCTGCCGGAGACCGCCGATATCTATGGCATCGCGGCGGGCGAGATTTCCTACCGCGCCATGCTCGATCGCGTCGAGCGCTGGCGCTCGGCTTTTGCAAGCCGGGGCTATGGCGAAGGCCACAGGGTCGGGCTGCTGCTCCAGAACCGGCCGGTGTTCGTCGAGCTGTGGTTCGCGCTGAACGGGCTCGGCGTGTCCGTCGTGCCGATCAATCCCGATTTGCGGATCAGCGAGCTCGAATACATCATTGCGCATTCCGAGATGAATGCGGCGTTCGTCCTCGCCGAGCGGCGCGACGAGGTCGAGATTGCGGCGCGCCAGGCCGGCCGGCCGATCCCGGTCGTGACCTGCGAAGACGATGTACCCGCGCCATTCGGTGGCGCGCGGCCGGCCGCCACGGGTGACGGCGCGACCGAATGTGCGCTGCTCTATACGTCCGGGACGACCGGACAGCCCAAGGGCTGCGTGCTCACCAACACTTATTTCCTGTATTCCGGAAACTGGTATCGCGACGTCGGCGGGCTGATCGATCTCAAGCCCGATTTTGAGCGCATGATCACGCCGCTGCCGTTGTTTCACATGAACGCGATGGCGGTGTCGCTGATGGCGATGCTGTCGGTCGGCGGCAGCCTCACCATGCTCGATCGCTTCCATCCGCGTACCTGGTGGGCTTCCGTCCGCGACAGCCGCGCCACCTGCCTGCATTATCTCGGCGTCATGCCCTCGATGCTGATGAGCGCGCCGCCGTCCGAGCAGGACCGGGCGCACACCGTGCGCTTCGGCTTCGGCGCCGGCGTCGACAAGCTCCTGCATGCGCCGTTCGAGGAGCGCTTCGGCTTTCCGCTGCTGGAGGCCTGGGCGATGACCGAGACGGGAAGCGGCGGCGTCATCGCCGCCAATGTCGAGCCGCGCAAGATCGGCACGAGCTGTTTCGGACGTCCGGCCGCCGAGGTCGACATTCGTATCGTCGACGAGAGCGGCAACGACGTGCCGGTCGGGACGCCGGGCGAGCTCCTGGTGCGGCGCGCAGGTGCGGACCCGCGTTACGGCTTCTTCCGCGAGTACCTGAAGAACGAGGCCGCCACCGCCGAGGCCTGGGACGGCGGCTGGCTGCACACCGGCGATATCGTGTCGCGCGATGCGGACGGCGACCTCCATTTCGTCGACCGCAAGAAGAACGTGATCCGCCGTTCCGGCGAGAACATTGCCGCGGTCGAGGTCGAGTCCGTCCTCAACCGCCATCCCGCGATCCGGCAGGCCGCGGTGGCCGCGACGCCCGATCAGGTGCGCGGCGACGAGGTTGCGGCGGTCATCATCGCCGAGGAGGCCGGTGCCGACCGCGCGCGCGCCGAGGAGATCGTGCGCTGGAGCCTGGAGCAGATGGCCTATTACAAGGCGCCGGGCTGGATCTGTTTCGTCGACAGCCTGCCGCTGACCGCGACCGAGAAGATCCAGCGCGGCGGCCTGAAGGATTTCGTCGCCAGACTGATGCGCGATGGTGCGTTCTTCGACCTTCGCGACCTCAAGCGGCGGCAGCTTTGA
- a CDS encoding MarR family winged helix-turn-helix transcriptional regulator, giving the protein MARESKSRWKSGPPRTRDQLQTYIPYLFNRLANRWNLDQNRDLSDHGINNVVFRTLSVLFIYKTLTVNEVAVLAVTEQSTASRMVESMVSSGLVKREIAEEDQRRRVVGLTPDGEALLRKIWPIMASNYDKLIEGIEPDDIEVCARVLARMVENIRQNQI; this is encoded by the coding sequence ATGGCCAGAGAATCCAAGAGCAGATGGAAGTCGGGTCCGCCGAGGACGAGGGACCAGCTGCAAACCTACATCCCGTATCTGTTCAACCGGCTCGCCAATCGCTGGAATCTCGATCAGAACCGCGACCTGAGCGACCACGGCATCAACAATGTCGTGTTCCGGACGCTGTCGGTCCTGTTCATCTACAAGACCCTGACGGTCAACGAGGTCGCCGTTCTCGCGGTGACCGAGCAGTCGACGGCGAGCCGCATGGTCGAGTCCATGGTGTCATCGGGCCTCGTCAAGCGCGAGATCGCGGAGGAAGACCAGCGCCGCCGCGTCGTGGGTCTGACCCCGGACGGCGAGGCGCTGCTGCGCAAGATCTGGCCGATCATGGCGAGCAACTACGACAAGCTGATCGAAGGCATCGAGCCCGACGACATCGAGGTCTGTGCGCGCGTGCTGGCCAGGATGGTCGAGAACATCCGCCAGAACCAGATCTAG